The nucleotide sequence CACTGCTTTCAATCGAATGCAGTGAACCGGGGCCGGGAAGGTCTCGGTGTGCGGAGAATCAAACCTCATCCAGCAGCTGGTCGATCCGGTGTTCGGCGCCAAGATGGCGGAGCTCCGCAAGTTGGTGGAGGGGGTGCTGGCCAAGAGCGCAGCCCAGGCAGCGGCGGGTCTACGCCCGGCGGAAGCCCCGGGTCACGACCGAGCTGACGCCGGAGCAGCAGGCCATCCAAGACGCCATCAACGAGCTCGAGGCGGACGAGAAGCCGCCCAAGGCAGCCTGAGCCTCACGCTGCGGCTTCCAGGTCCTCAACCAGCCGGACCAGTTCGGCCAGGCCGTCCCTGCTGGCGGGGTTGGAAAGAGCCGTGATGGGGGGTGCTCAGGACGGCGGGTCGACGGCGGCGACGACGTGGAAGCACCTCGCCACCCCCCGGAACGGGTCGCGGGACCCGGCCAGCCACTCCACCTCGTAGGCATCGGCGGCCGCCTCAGGGTCGGCCGGCATGCCGGCGTGCTCGGTGAACAGCCCCACGCCGTACCACTCCTGCACGTGGGCCCCGAACTTCTCGAGGAGGGCGGTGACCTCGGCGAGGCTCGGCTCGCTCGTCGGCAGGTACTGGGCGCCCGTCTCCCGGCCGGCCTCGAGCGTCGCCCTGGCCTCCTGCCAGCGGCCCTTGACGGCGCTGCGCATGGCGGCCGCCTCGGGGTTCAGCGACAGCAGCGACACCAGCCCGCCGGGCCGGACCGTCCCGACCACGCCGGCGACGAACGGGGCCGGCTCCTCCTCGTACATGAGGACGCTGTGGCAGCAGGCGACGTCGAAGTCGGACCCGACGACCGCGGGCGCGTCGAGCCCGTCGCCGAGGACCAGCTCGACCCGGGCCCGCACCTCGGGCGGCTCGCCCTCGAGCCGGCGCCTCGCGAGGTCGAGCATGTTCGGGTCGAAGTCGAGCACGGTGACGGTGTGGCCGTCCCTGGCGAGGGTGATGGCCTGCTGCCCGTAGCCGCCGCCGACGTCGACGATGCGCCGGGGCCCGGGCGGCACGTGGCGGGCGATCGCCCTGCGGATCAGCTCGAACGACAGCTGCCCGCGGTTGCGGGCGTACGCCTCCGCCAGCTGGGCGGCGTGGCGCGACCAGTGGTTGTCCCTCATGGTGCGACCTCCTCGGTGTGCTGTTCGAGCCGCGCGAACCAGGCACGACCCTCGTCGGTCCATGCCGCCTTCTCCCGCAGGACGGCGACCGCCCCCACGAGGTTGGCGAGCGACTCCTCGGCTCGCCGGGCCACCTCGGCCGGCGCGCCGCCCTCGTCCCGCCACAGGGCCAGCCCCGTCGCCATCCGGGCGAGGGCGTACGCCGCGTGGACGGTCCCCGACACCGGCCGGGGATCGGGGCGCAGCGGGTGGCCGGCGAGGTCGGCCCCGTTGGTGACGAAGGGCTGGAAGCGCCGGCGCAGGACGAGCGCGAGGTGGGCGCTCTCGTGGACGAGCATCTCGAAGGCGGCCGGGACGCTGTCGTTGTAGCGCTCGCCGACGAAGACGGCGCCGAACACCTCGTCGGCGGTCGCCGACCTGAAGCCGCCGCCCTCGACGTGGACGACGGCCCTGACCTGGAGGCGGAGCTCCGTCGCCGCCTCCGGCCAGACGCGGTAGAGGACGGCGAGCGCCCGGTCGACGTTGGTCCGCCGCGACCCGAGCGGCGCGGCGGCCAGCCGCATCGGGGGCTGGGGCCACAGCTGGGTCACCTGGGCGTCCACCGTCGCCACGCCCCAACGGGCCCACGGCTCGTCCCGGTCGGCGCCGACGTGCTCGGGCGCGGCGGAGGGCGTCCTCGACGCGGCCAGCAGGTCGCTCACCGGCAGCCCGCCGTCCGCCACGAGGTCAGGCTGCTCGACGGCGACGCGGGCGGCCCAGACGGCGCGGGGGTGCAGCGATCGGACGCCGTACGCCCGTCCGGCGCCCGTGTCGGCCCACCCGAGCCGGGTGGCCTGGTGGACGAGGCGGACGGCCAGGGCGCCGTGGTAGGCCCGCAGCCAGGCCGCCGTGCGCCCGGGGTCGAGGCCGACGGCGGCCGCCGTGCACGAGGGCGCCGCCGCGGGGCGGGTCACGCCGTCGCCTCCGCCGCCGGCGCCCGCTCGACGAGGGCCAGCACGTCGGCCTCCGTCAGCGACCACCCGTCGCCCGTCCCGGGGTGGAGCCCGGCGGCGACGCCGGCGAGGTCCGTCCCGGTGAGCCCGGCGACGACCGCCTCGATGGCGGCCCGCTCGGCCTCGACCCAGGCGACGGTGCGGGCCATCGCGGCGGCGAACGGCTCGGGCAGGAGGGCGTGCACCAGGTGCTGGAGGTCGGCCATCACGTCCGGCTCGGGCACGCCGAAGCCGCGGCACCACAGGGTCAGGTCGCCGAGCCACGAGCGCGGCATGTGGTGACCGAGCACCACGAACTCGGCCGCGCTGCCGGCCATCACGAAGAGGAAGGCCGCAGCCGGGTCGGCGCGCACCCAGGCGAGGGGGTCGTCCGCCCCCATGACGACGCCGCCCGCCCGATGGCCGCCGCTGTGGGCCACCCACCCGCCCGGCGGCCGGACCCGCACCTCGGCGAAGCGGATGCCGTGCCGGGCGGCGGCGACCGCGTGGGCGGCCTCGTGGACGACGACGTGGGGCAGCACGCCGTGCCGGCCGCAGACCTCGTCGACGTCCACGCCGTTCACGACGGGACCGCGACCGGCAGGGCGCCGGCCCGCTCCTCCAGCCGGGCGAACCAGGCCCGCCCGGCGTCGGTCCAGGCCGCCTTGTCGCCGAGCACGGCGATCGTGGTGCACAGGTCGGCGCGGCACTGCTCGGCCCGCTCGGCCACCTCGGCGGGGGCGTCGGGGTCGCCGTCGCGCCAGCGCGCCAGCCCCGTCGCCATCCTGGCGAGGACGTAGGCCGCGTGGAGGGTGCCGGAGATCGGCCGGGGGTCGTCGCGGAGGGGGTGCATGGCCATCTCGTCGCCGTTGGTCACGAACGGCTCGAAGCGGGCCCGCAGGAACAGGGCGTGGTGGCCGCCCTCGTGGAGGATCATCTCGAAGGCCGCCGGCACCGTGTCGAGGTAGCGGTCGCCCACGAACACGGCGCCGAACACCTCGTCGAAGCTGGCCGACCCGAACATGGCGCCCTGCACGTGGACGATCGAGCGGACGTAGGAGTGGAACTCGACGGCCGCCTCGGGCCACACGTCCGCCAGGACGGCGAGCGCCTCGTCGACGTGGCGCCGGCGGTCGCCGAGGGGGAGGGGGGCGAGGCGGAGCCGGTCGTCGACGTCGATGCGCTGGGCGTACGACGCGAGGTTCTCGACCCCCCAGCCGACCCACCGCTCGGCCGTGCCGGCGCCGACGTGCTCGAGCACCGGCGCCGGGCCGCGGCCCTCGTCGAGCATGGCCCGCACCGGCACCGCCTGCCCGTCGAGCAGGGCGGGGTCCCTCGCCGCGATCCTGGCGGCCCACACGGCGCCGGGGTGGAGCCAGCGGACGTCGGCGGGGTCGGCCGAGCCGGGGGCGGCCCAGCCCAGCCGCTCCGCCTCGTGGACGAGGCGCCGGGCGAGGGCCTGGTAGTAGGCGACGGTCAGCGACGACGACACCCGGGGGTCGATGTCGGCGGCGACGATCTGGTCGTGGAACGTCTCGGGGAGGCGCCGGCGGGGGTCGTCCGGCTCGCGGCCGGGCGCGGCGTCGGTGGGGCTTCTGGCCGGCTCCGGCTGGCGGGCGGCGTCGGCCGGGCCGCCGGCGTCGGCGTCGGCGTCGGGGGCGGCCGTCTCGCCGGTGGCCGTCGCCCGGCCGGGGGACCGCAGCCCGAGGAGCAGCGGCGGCGTCACGCAGGCGAGGACGACGGCGGCGACGGTCAGCGCCGTCCGCTCACCGGCCATGGCGCCGACGGCGCCGCCGACCGCCAGGCCGGCGAGGGCCGCGACCTGCAGGATGTTGTTGGCCAGCGCCATGGTCCTGGCGACGGTGCCGCGGGCGGCGGCCTCGGCCTGGAGGCTGCCGAACACGGCGGCGATCACGATCGTCCCGCCGAAGGCGCCGGCGAGCTCGAAGTTGACGACGGCGGCACCGCCGAGCCAGCCCGGCCCGACGAAGGGCAGGGCGGCGACCGACCACAGGGTGGCGAGGAGGCCGACGGCGCCCGTCCACCGCCCCATCCGCTCGGCCACCCGGCCGACGAGGAACCCGCCGACCACGCCGCCCACGGCGCCGACGGCGAGGAGCAGCCCGATGGCCGACTCGCGCATGTCGAGGGCGTGCAGGCAGAACAGGACGAAGACCGCCTCGGTGATCCCGTTCACCAGCGCGATCGCCGTCAGGCACCACACCCCGCGCCGGGTGGCCAGCTCGCGCCCGATCGCCACGACCTCGCCGACCGAGGCCCGCCCCCTGGTGCGGGGGGCCGGCGGAGGAGCGGCGTCGGCGGGCGGCCGGATCCTGCGGGTCAGGAAGGCGCCGACGAGGAACGAGACGGCGTCGGCCACCAGGATGACGGGGGCGGCGAGCACGGCGAGCAGCGCGCCGCCGGCCGCCTGCCCGGCGATGTCGGTGGCGCTCCTCGTGCCGCTCAGCCGGCCGCCGGCGGCGACGAGCTGGTCGCGT is from Acidimicrobiales bacterium and encodes:
- a CDS encoding MFS transporter, producing the protein MAEHGGPDGTRPSLWNNRGFRTYWSALAVSGAGSAVSIVVVPIIAAATLGASPAQMALLGAAGMLPGLFLQVPAAMWSDSIRSRLGIMAAAQVVLGALVALVPLLWWLGALTFERLLAIVAMKAVIGVCLAATSGPVVVELVPRDQLVAAGGRLSGTRSATDIAGQAAGGALLAVLAAPVILVADAVSFLVGAFLTRRIRPPADAAPPPAPRTRGRASVGEVVAIGRELATRRGVWCLTAIALVNGITEAVFVLFCLHALDMRESAIGLLLAVGAVGGVVGGFLVGRVAERMGRWTGAVGLLATLWSVAALPFVGPGWLGGAAVVNFELAGAFGGTIVIAAVFGSLQAEAAARGTVARTMALANNILQVAALAGLAVGGAVGAMAGERTALTVAAVVLACVTPPLLLGLRSPGRATATGETAAPDADADAGGPADAARQPEPARSPTDAAPGREPDDPRRRLPETFHDQIVAADIDPRVSSSLTVAYYQALARRLVHEAERLGWAAPGSADPADVRWLHPGAVWAARIAARDPALLDGQAVPVRAMLDEGRGPAPVLEHVGAGTAERWVGWGVENLASYAQRIDVDDRLRLAPLPLGDRRRHVDEALAVLADVWPEAAVEFHSYVRSIVHVQGAMFGSASFDEVFGAVFVGDRYLDTVPAAFEMILHEGGHHALFLRARFEPFVTNGDEMAMHPLRDDPRPISGTLHAAYVLARMATGLARWRDGDPDAPAEVAERAEQCRADLCTTIAVLGDKAAWTDAGRAWFARLEERAGALPVAVPS
- a CDS encoding HEXXH motif-containing putative peptide modification protein, with protein sequence MTRPAAAPSCTAAAVGLDPGRTAAWLRAYHGALAVRLVHQATRLGWADTGAGRAYGVRSLHPRAVWAARVAVEQPDLVADGGLPVSDLLAASRTPSAAPEHVGADRDEPWARWGVATVDAQVTQLWPQPPMRLAAAPLGSRRTNVDRALAVLYRVWPEAATELRLQVRAVVHVEGGGFRSATADEVFGAVFVGERYNDSVPAAFEMLVHESAHLALVLRRRFQPFVTNGADLAGHPLRPDPRPVSGTVHAAYALARMATGLALWRDEGGAPAEVARRAEESLANLVGAVAVLREKAAWTDEGRAWFARLEQHTEEVAP
- a CDS encoding class I SAM-dependent methyltransferase, translated to MRDNHWSRHAAQLAEAYARNRGQLSFELIRRAIARHVPPGPRRIVDVGGGYGQQAITLARDGHTVTVLDFDPNMLDLARRRLEGEPPEVRARVELVLGDGLDAPAVVGSDFDVACCHSVLMYEEEPAPFVAGVVGTVRPGGLVSLLSLNPEAAAMRSAVKGRWQEARATLEAGRETGAQYLPTSEPSLAEVTALLEKFGAHVQEWYGVGLFTEHAGMPADPEAAADAYEVEWLAGSRDPFRGVARCFHVVAAVDPPS